The Pseudomonadota bacterium genome has a window encoding:
- a CDS encoding type II toxin-antitoxin system Phd/YefM family antitoxin has product MRTVSVSNLKENLSRYIRQVRDGSEVQISSHGRPVAKLVGLKGPDSDADRRRRRLVAKGVLRAGSGDASPLLDQPPLELPGVAIAASLDEERGDRV; this is encoded by the coding sequence ATGAGGACTGTTTCGGTGAGCAACCTGAAGGAGAATCTATCGCGCTATATCCGCCAGGTGCGTGATGGCAGCGAGGTGCAGATCTCGAGCCACGGGCGGCCCGTTGCCAAGCTCGTCGGCCTCAAGGGCCCCGACTCAGACGCGGACCGCCGCAGGCGGCGCTTGGTGGCCAAGGGCGTCCTCAGAGCGGGAAGCGGCGACGCGTCGCCCTTGCTCGATCAGCCTCCTCTCGAGCTACCCGGCGTCGCGATCGCTGCGAGCCTCGACGAGGAGCGAGGCGATCGGGTCTAG